In Psychrobium sp. MM17-31, a single window of DNA contains:
- a CDS encoding gamma carbonic anhydrase family protein, whose product MSTNLTAFKGVFPTLGKRNYIDNNTVICGDVVLGDDCSVWPFVAIRGDVNYIRIGDRSNIQDGSVLHVTRISEKNPTGNPLIIGDDVTIGHKVMLHGCTLGSRILVGMGAIIMDGAIVQDNVFIGAGTLVPPNKTLESGYLYVGNPMKKARPLTDDEMAFLAQSAVNYVTLKDDYLAQLD is encoded by the coding sequence ATGTCAACGAACTTAACTGCTTTTAAAGGTGTATTTCCAACCTTAGGTAAGCGTAACTATATAGATAACAATACGGTAATTTGCGGCGATGTCGTATTAGGAGATGATTGTAGCGTTTGGCCATTTGTGGCGATTCGCGGCGATGTGAATTATATCCGCATTGGTGATCGTTCTAATATACAAGATGGTAGTGTGTTGCACGTAACTCGTATCAGCGAAAAGAATCCAACAGGTAATCCGTTAATTATTGGCGATGATGTCACTATCGGCCACAAGGTAATGTTGCATGGCTGTACCTTAGGTTCACGTATTCTCGTAGGTATGGGAGCTATTATTATGGATGGTGCTATTGTGCAAGATAATGTGTTTATTGGCGCAGGAACTTTAGTACCACCAAATAAGACGTTAGAGTCTGGCTATCTATATGTTGGTAACCCAATGAAGAAAGCCCGCCCTCTTACAGATGATGAGATGGCTTTTCTTGCTCAGTCTGCGG